The region ACAGTTACTTGTAAGGTTTCCTTTGTATGTGATTCCTGAAGAACACAATGAGGCTGTGGCCTCAGCACAGCGCACTTCCAGTAACGCCGCTATCACTTTCTGTCTCTCATCTCTGTCTCCTGGATTAATTTGtcctgcttcagctcctccagctcctttgTTGAAGCACCTGAAGAATGCTGGTGGAGCATATCAGACATGGCCCAGGCACCCCTACGCAAAAGACCCGATCCAGAGCTCCcacttccctccccctcttcctcaccttcctctctTACATACCCGGTATGCAGAGGAGAGTGCAGAAAGACCCCATCTGGTCACAGTAGTCTACCCCTCTGGTCAAAACATGCTACGCAAGGTGAGCTTTTTATGGTAGtactatatatttataaaacatCCAACAGTCACTCTTAATAATTGCAACCATTAATGTCTTAAATTGGTCAGCAactattgtatttttttattaggAAACCAGCATCTCTACCTTTTAAGCTATTATTACTTGGTTTTAAGTTTGAATAGCTCCTATTTTGGTTCTGAACAAAACTTTCCTAATGTAGTTATAGAAAGTTTTTTCATAACTACATTAACATGTAAATTGTTGGCCTTAATGTCCCACCCATGTGACCACGGGAGAATGAATAGCTTTACTCTAATGACCCTTGCAGCCCTGGTGAATTCTGATAGATGTTTCAAGGTTgtgtaaaatgttattttaattactttttctttttttgcacagCAATCAGTTTTAACAATAGTTAAACATGCTAATCCCCCTACGCGCCTCCTTTATCCCATTACAGAGAACTCGTAATAATTCAGTGTTACATTGTCATATTTCTATTTTTCAAGATAACAGTGCTGTTGAACCGCAGGGGTGTGGTGTCCTTTGAGCAGCTGCTCTTGGATATTTCAGAGGCCTTGGGCTTTCCGCGCTGGCACAGAGCCCGCGTCACACGCTTGTTCACAACCCACGCACAAGAGGTGAAGCCTTTAACCTTCCAAGTTGCTTTCCGGGCTCTTTTTTATCTGCCCTGTGTGATTTTATGCTCTGAAATGCCTCATGGTAGCTACGGTGTAAAATAATTAGGGACAGGTTTTTGTAAAAAGGGTAGTCCTCTGGGCTGCAAGCTTCGATATAATACGCTACTTTTCACATCAGTTACAGCTGATGGGGTTCTTCATGAGCGGGGCTCAATCAAATTAACATACGGTAGAACTGAAACACCTGAGCTGAAATTAAAAAGCTCTGGAggtttgtttccattttatcCTTGTTTGCGTATTCAGCAATCCACCACTGTGCCTGACTTGGCTAATTtaagaacaaaacaaaccagcagACAGTTTATGATCATAGATACAAAAACACAAggcattaaatattaaattcttctttttaatcagattaaaggTGTTTGCGATTTCTTCCGAGGCGAGCCGGCCTTTCTGGCTCTGGGGAAGTCTCGCCCTGTCCTGAGCAACGTGCAGGAAgctctggaggagctgtttCCAGAACATTCCCATTACCGGGATGCCGCACTGCGGGCCTGGGAGAGAAAGCTCCGACCGGCGCCAGATAAAACGGCAAAAGCGGACAGTGGCTACAGTGAAGGGATGGACAGCAACAACacaccccctgaccctgacaacACCAAGACCCTGAAACATCACACAAATGCACAACAGCATCACCACATGGACGCACGAGGTGAGAATAAATCCGAAGCTCAGAACTGTCAGAAAAAGAACTCATACAGGAGACCTGCTCAACTACCCAACCACCTGCAGAGGCTGCGGGCGAGGGGCGGGGTCAGAGAGCGACAGCCCTCGCTCATTGTTCCATTTAGAAGTGGTGAAATATTTAGAGAGGCCGAGGTGGTTTCTCCCGCACTCTGTGAAAAGTGCTTAGCAAGATCTAAACAGAGGCCAGAGCGTATCAATCAGTTACCAGGGAAGACCCCCCTTCCGCCTGTGTCAAGAAAACAGAAAGGAAGTGCCTAcgctgaacaggaagtgaagaaatCGTATGTTCCGACTGGCCCCCCATCATCTCAGCtcatcagcagagaggaaaaaaggaatgGAAAGTCACAAGCTCAGGGTGATGAGCAAATCCGACAAGAGAAAAACACCTCTGATGTTCCTTCAGACCACAGCGACGTCACCGAGGAGGACATTGAGCGTTGCTATGACATCGGCCGCGTTGTTGGAGATGGAAACTTTGCTGTGGTCCGAGAATGCCGCCGCCGCGACAACGGACAGACCCTGGCGGTCAAAATCGTGGAACGATCCAAGCTAGCTGGTCGAGAGCACATGATGCAGAACGAGCTGAGCCTCCTCGGCAGCCTCTGCCACCCCCGCATAGTGAGGCTGTTCGCACACCGCCACACTCGGACCCATTCCTACCTGGTGATGGAGCTGGTGACCGGAGGGGACCTGTTTGAGGCCATCAGCGAAAGGGGAACtttttcagagctggaggcaggACTGATGGTGTCAGATGTGGGCGAAGCCCTGAACTACATCCACTGCAAAAGTATAGTGCACCGAGACATCAAACCAGAAAACCTGCTGGTGAGTGCTGAGCAGGGTTCCAAACTAGGTCTCCCATAGAAAGTAACAGTTCCTGCAGTTAAATTGCACAGTATAATTGCTTTCATGGCTTCTTTTTTCATGTCTCTCAGATAGAACGTGTCACTGCTGGAGTGAGTCGACTGAAATTGGGTGACTTTGGACTTGCTATGGTCGTGACTGAACCGGTCTTCACCATTTGTGGCACACCCACATATGTAGCCCCAGAGATTCTCAACGAGACAGGTTAATGCTGTTGACTCTTAAGACTGAAACCTATTTAGCATTACTAGTTATTCCTGTCTAATGACAATTAAACTCTGCTGTCTGATCAATACTTGGTATTTGTAATAAGAGACTGGTCTGATTATTTAAAATTGCATTCATTGATCTGACAGGATATGGCGTTGCAGTGGACGTATGGGCACTGGGTGTTATTCTATACATTCTGCTGTGTGGATTCCCCCCATTTCGCAGTCGGGATCGGAACCAAGAGGAGCTATTCAAGTTAATAAAACAGGggcacctccacttcctgtccccgtTTTGGGATCATATCTCAGAAGGTAACTTccaaaacaatacattttttacagtgttttttgcataaactggaaataagcAATATTcttcttgtttgtgtgtttgcacgcaGAGGCCAGAGGCCTTGTtagagctctgctgcagcctgagcccACAGTGAGGCTGACCGCAGGCCAGACCTTACTACACCCATGGGTGAAGGCTATGGCTGCGGACTGCCGGCAGGGGGCGCCCAACGACAAGGCTAAAAGAAACACGgtaaaaatgaaagcagaacAAGACCAAGCCCAGCAACGGCACCAAAACAATGCCTCAGAACTAACTTCCGAAAAATCTGAATTCACAAAGAAGGAGCCCATCAGTCCTTTTGGCATGCCTGAGGTCCACACTACTAACTGCCGCCTAACCTGCTCATCCAGCAGGGAGGTCAACTTGCAAGAAATACAGGATCTGGCTCCCGAAttgtcaaacacacactgtaGTCCTGAGAACCGAATGAGCTTGCGCAATTATTTTAGTGGCCCCGTCACCCAGATGCACCCCCTACCGCAGATTAAGTCGCAGTCACAACAAAACAGCCAACAGTGCTCGACTCTACAACACACGTCAgcttcaaccaatcagagaCAAACTGTGTTGGGTCACATAGCGTCAACACGGCCGTCCTCCAACCCAGCAACAGCTTCTTCATCCCAGTCTCTCCATCAGCAGAATTCCAGTTGCTCCCATTATAACGGGAACTCATCCACCTCTCCAAACCCCTCGTCGCAGGACTGCATGGAGCATGTCGCTCACGGCGCCAATACACAATCGCCT is a window of Takifugu flavidus isolate HTHZ2018 chromosome 21, ASM371156v2, whole genome shotgun sequence DNA encoding:
- the dclk3 gene encoding serine/threonine-protein kinase DCLK3, coding for MTPAQRARQGREAAREAKRRAAAPPAPLLKHLKNAGGAYQTWPRHPYAKDPIQSSHFPPPLPHLPLLHTRYAEESAERPHLVTVVYPSGQNMLRKITVLLNRRGVVSFEQLLLDISEALGFPRWHRARVTRLFTTHAQEIKGVCDFFRGEPAFLALGKSRPVLSNVQEALEELFPEHSHYRDAALRAWERKLRPAPDKTAKADSGYSEGMDSNNTPPDPDNTKTLKHHTNAQQHHHMDARGENKSEAQNCQKKNSYRRPAQLPNHLQRLRARGGVRERQPSLIVPFRSGEIFREAEVVSPALCEKCLARSKQRPERINQLPGKTPLPPVSRKQKGSAYAEQEVKKSYVPTGPPSSQLISREEKRNGKSQAQGDEQIRQEKNTSDVPSDHSDVTEEDIERCYDIGRVVGDGNFAVVRECRRRDNGQTLAVKIVERSKLAGREHMMQNELSLLGSLCHPRIVRLFAHRHTRTHSYLVMELVTGGDLFEAISERGTFSELEAGLMVSDVGEALNYIHCKSIVHRDIKPENLLIERVTAGVSRLKLGDFGLAMVVTEPVFTICGTPTYVAPEILNETGYGVAVDVWALGVILYILLCGFPPFRSRDRNQEELFKLIKQGHLHFLSPFWDHISEEARGLVRALLQPEPTVRLTAGQTLLHPWVKAMAADCRQGAPNDKAKRNTVKMKAEQDQAQQRHQNNASELTSEKSEFTKKEPISPFGMPEVHTTNCRLTCSSSREVNLQEIQDLAPELSNTHCSPENRMSLRNYFSGPVTQMHPLPQIKSQSQQNSQQCSTLQHTSASTNQRQTVLGHIASTRPSSNPATASSSQSLHQQNSSCSHYNGNSSTSPNPSSQDCMEHVAHGANTQSPHCEPAP